In Streptomyces durocortorensis, a genomic segment contains:
- a CDS encoding ankyrin repeat domain-containing protein, whose translation MTNEPIRDEPSLFDALYEDENAVVRALRAGARAESSDEEGTTALYLASVHDRPGTVRLLLAAGADPDRASGPGASDLPLCGAACGGHTKVVEALLSAGARPDLREAFGFTALRWAVGLGHAPTVELLLSRGADPLLPGPQGESMLVLAARRGSVRTVRALLTHGAGAPGQEPVVALALAEARRLAGLDPERELLRRLEETYGTGLDAVVRRERRDGEETVTVELLRDGAPSAGADQHTGHEEIAALLEEW comes from the coding sequence ATGACGAACGAGCCGATCAGGGACGAACCAAGCCTGTTCGACGCGCTGTACGAGGACGAGAACGCGGTCGTACGGGCGCTGCGCGCCGGTGCGCGGGCCGAGTCGAGCGACGAGGAGGGCACGACCGCGCTCTATCTGGCATCGGTCCACGATCGCCCGGGGACGGTGCGCCTGCTGCTCGCGGCCGGGGCCGACCCCGACCGGGCGAGCGGACCCGGGGCGAGCGATCTGCCGCTGTGCGGGGCGGCGTGCGGCGGTCACACCAAGGTGGTGGAGGCGTTGCTGTCCGCCGGGGCCCGGCCGGACCTGCGCGAGGCGTTCGGCTTCACGGCGCTGCGCTGGGCGGTCGGCCTGGGCCACGCCCCGACGGTGGAGCTGCTGCTCTCCCGGGGCGCGGACCCGCTGCTGCCCGGCCCGCAGGGGGAGTCGATGCTCGTCCTGGCGGCGCGGCGCGGATCGGTACGGACGGTACGGGCGCTGCTCACGCACGGCGCGGGGGCGCCGGGCCAGGAGCCCGTGGTGGCCCTCGCGCTGGCCGAGGCGCGGCGGCTGGCCGGGCTCGATCCAGAACGGGAGTTGCTGCGGCGCCTGGAGGAGACGTACGGCACCGGGCTCGACGCGGTGGTGCGGCGTGAGCGGAGGGACGGCGAGGAGACCGTGACGGTGGAGCTGCTCCGGGACGGGGCGCCGTCGGCGGGAGCCGACCAGCACACGGGGCACGAGGAGATCGCGGCGCTGCTGGAGGAATGGTGA
- a CDS encoding serine protease produces the protein MKQLLRALKRCSVAVATVAIAVVGLQPVTASAAPNPVVGGTRAAQGEFPFMVRLSMGCGGALYAQDIVLTAAHCVSRSGNNTSITATGGVVDLRSPNAVKVRSTKVLRAPGYNGVGKDWALIKLARPINQPTLKIATITAYNQGTFTVAGWGANREGGSQQRHLLKANVPFVSDAACRAAYGNELVAAEEICAGYPDTGGVDTCQGDSGGPMFRKDNAGEWIQVGIVSWGYGCARPGYPGVYAEVSTFASAIASAAALL, from the coding sequence GTGAAGCAGCTCCTGCGTGCGCTGAAGAGATGTTCCGTAGCCGTCGCCACCGTCGCGATCGCGGTCGTCGGCCTCCAGCCCGTCACCGCGTCCGCCGCCCCCAACCCCGTCGTCGGCGGAACCCGCGCCGCCCAGGGCGAGTTCCCGTTCATGGTCCGGCTCTCCATGGGCTGCGGCGGCGCCCTCTACGCCCAGGACATCGTCCTCACCGCCGCCCACTGCGTGAGCCGATCGGGCAACAACACCTCGATCACCGCCACCGGCGGCGTCGTCGACCTCCGGTCGCCCAACGCCGTCAAGGTCCGGTCCACCAAGGTCCTGCGGGCCCCCGGCTACAACGGCGTCGGAAAGGACTGGGCGCTCATCAAGCTCGCCCGGCCCATCAACCAGCCCACTCTGAAGATCGCCACCATCACCGCCTACAACCAGGGCACCTTCACCGTCGCGGGCTGGGGTGCCAACCGCGAGGGCGGCAGCCAGCAGCGCCACCTGCTCAAGGCCAACGTCCCGTTCGTCTCCGACGCCGCCTGCCGCGCCGCCTACGGCAACGAACTCGTCGCGGCCGAGGAGATCTGCGCCGGATACCCCGACACCGGCGGCGTCGACACCTGCCAGGGCGACTCCGGCGGCCCCATGTTCCGCAAGGACAACGCGGGTGAGTGGATCCAGGTCGGCATCGTCAGCTGGGGCTACGGCTGCGCCCGGCCCGGCTACCCGGGGGTCTACGCCGAGGTCTCGACCTTCGCGTCCGCCATCGCCTCCGCGGCCGCCTTGCTCTGA
- a CDS encoding GNAT family N-acetyltransferase, whose protein sequence is MQRSQASQAFLETDRLVLRPFTAADAPDLLALDNDPEVMRYINGGRPTSREDIQERTLPRLLHDHPCTGTRGFWAAEEKTTGAFLGWFELRPLDDHDPAVVELGYRLNRAAWGRGYATEGARALVRKGFTDLGAQRVTANTMAVNAGSRRVMEKAGLAFLRSYTEDWPDAIEGSEHGEVEYGLTREAWQREE, encoded by the coding sequence ATCCAGCGCTCCCAGGCGTCCCAGGCCTTCCTGGAGACCGACCGGCTCGTGCTGCGGCCGTTCACGGCCGCCGACGCCCCCGACCTGCTCGCGCTCGACAACGACCCCGAGGTCATGCGCTACATCAACGGCGGCCGCCCCACGAGCCGCGAGGACATCCAGGAACGCACCCTGCCCCGGCTCCTGCACGACCACCCGTGCACCGGGACCCGCGGATTCTGGGCCGCCGAGGAGAAGACCACCGGCGCGTTCCTCGGCTGGTTCGAACTCCGGCCGCTGGACGACCACGACCCCGCCGTCGTCGAACTCGGCTACCGGCTGAACAGGGCCGCCTGGGGCCGTGGTTACGCCACCGAGGGCGCGCGGGCCCTGGTGCGCAAGGGGTTCACCGACCTCGGGGCGCAACGCGTGACCGCCAACACCATGGCCGTCAACGCGGGGTCCCGCCGGGTGATGGAGAAGGCCGGGCTGGCCTTCCTCCGCTCCTACACCGAGGACTGGCCGGATGCCATCGAGGGCTCGGAGCACGGAGAGGTGGAGTACGGACTCACCCGGGAGGCGTGGCAGCGGGAGGAGTAG
- a CDS encoding cold-shock protein encodes MATGTVKWFNSEKGFGFIEQDGGGADVFAHYSNIATSGFRELQEGQKVSFDVTQGQKGPQAENIVPA; translated from the coding sequence ATGGCTACTGGAACCGTGAAGTGGTTCAACTCGGAAAAGGGCTTCGGCTTCATCGAGCAGGACGGCGGCGGCGCCGACGTCTTCGCCCACTACTCCAACATCGCCACCTCGGGCTTCCGTGAGCTCCAGGAGGGCCAGAAGGTCTCCTTCGACGTCACGCAGGGCCAGAAGGGCCCGCAGGCGGAGAACATCGTCCCGGCCTAA
- a CDS encoding SDR family oxidoreductase, translating to MTAPTAAGLCAGRVVAVTGAGRGLGRAHALAFAAEGARVVVNDLGVGPGGDGGSGGPAREVVEEIVAAGGEAVVHGGDIATTEGASSLVTTALGAFGRLDTLVNNAGFLRDRMLVNLDEDDWDAVTRVHLKGHFLPLKHAAAHWRAEAKAGRTPMARVINTSSGAGLLGSVGQGNYAAAKAGIVALTLVAAAELGRYGVHVNALAPAARTRMTEQTFAGTMAAPGEGRFDAMAPENVSPLVVWLGSAASDGVTGRVFEAEAGRITLMEGWRPGPGDDRGARRTPAEAGETVRRLLAGAEKPQPVYGAP from the coding sequence ATGACCGCACCCACTGCTGCCGGACTCTGCGCGGGCCGGGTCGTCGCCGTCACGGGCGCCGGGCGCGGCCTCGGCCGGGCCCACGCGCTCGCCTTCGCCGCCGAGGGGGCCCGCGTCGTCGTCAACGACCTGGGTGTCGGGCCGGGCGGGGACGGAGGTTCCGGCGGCCCGGCCCGGGAGGTCGTCGAGGAGATCGTGGCGGCGGGCGGCGAGGCCGTCGTCCACGGCGGCGACATCGCCACCACCGAGGGCGCCTCCTCCCTGGTCACCACCGCCCTGGGAGCCTTCGGGCGGCTCGACACCCTGGTCAACAACGCGGGCTTCCTGCGCGACCGGATGCTCGTCAACCTGGACGAGGACGACTGGGACGCGGTGACGCGGGTCCACCTCAAGGGCCACTTCCTGCCCCTGAAACACGCCGCCGCCCACTGGCGGGCCGAGGCCAAGGCCGGGCGGACGCCGATGGCCCGGGTGATCAACACCAGCTCCGGCGCGGGGCTCCTCGGCAGCGTCGGCCAGGGCAACTACGCGGCCGCCAAGGCGGGCATCGTGGCCCTCACCCTCGTCGCGGCGGCCGAACTGGGCCGGTACGGAGTCCACGTCAACGCCCTCGCCCCGGCTGCCCGGACCCGGATGACCGAGCAGACCTTCGCCGGGACGATGGCGGCCCCGGGGGAGGGGCGGTTCGACGCGATGGCCCCCGAGAACGTCTCGCCCCTCGTCGTCTGGCTCGGCTCCGCCGCGAGCGACGGCGTCACCGGCCGCGTCTTCGAGGCCGAGGCGGGCCGCATCACCCTCATGGAGGGCTGGCGCCCGGGCCCAGGCGACGACCGGGGAGCCCGCAGGACCCCGGCCGAGGCGGGGGAGACGGTACGCCGGCTGCTGGCGGGCGCGGAGAAGCCGCAGCCGGTGTACGGGGCTCCGTAG
- a CDS encoding NAD(P)H-dependent flavin oxidoreductase, which yields MRTALTDLTGVRHPIVQTGMGWVSGPRLVTATGRAGALGILASATMSPEQLRSAVREVRSRTDAPFGVNLRADAGDARERVRIIVEEGVRVASFALAPSRELIAELKDAGVVVVPSVGARRHAEKVAAWGADAVIVQGGEGGGHTGEVATTVLLPQVVDAVDIPVVAAGGFHDGRGLVAALAYGAAGVAMGTRFLLTSDSTVPDAVKARYLAATVKDITLTSAVDGLPHRMLRTEMVAALESAGRLRSLSQAVRRASHFRRISGLSLPRMVRDGLAMRHGKDLSWSQVLLAANTPMLLRSAMVDGRTDAGIMASGQVAALIEDLPSVAELVARIMAEADEALAALLDPYAAHRHPQDRTAAPGPSGAEGTPVDPPPDDRGAVAGPSGA from the coding sequence ATGCGCACCGCCCTGACCGACCTCACCGGCGTCCGCCACCCGATCGTCCAGACCGGGATGGGCTGGGTGTCGGGCCCCCGCCTGGTCACCGCGACCGGGCGCGCCGGGGCGCTCGGCATCCTGGCCTCCGCGACCATGTCACCCGAGCAACTGCGTTCTGCCGTACGGGAGGTGAGGTCCCGGACCGACGCCCCGTTCGGGGTGAACCTGCGGGCGGACGCGGGGGACGCGCGGGAGCGGGTGCGGATCATCGTCGAGGAGGGCGTACGGGTGGCGTCGTTCGCGCTCGCCCCGTCGCGGGAGCTCATCGCGGAGCTGAAGGACGCGGGCGTGGTCGTCGTCCCGTCGGTGGGCGCCCGGCGGCACGCGGAGAAGGTGGCGGCCTGGGGCGCGGACGCGGTGATCGTGCAGGGCGGGGAGGGCGGCGGCCACACGGGAGAGGTCGCCACCACGGTGCTGCTGCCGCAGGTGGTCGACGCGGTGGACATCCCGGTGGTCGCGGCGGGCGGCTTCCACGACGGGCGCGGCCTGGTCGCGGCGCTGGCGTACGGGGCGGCGGGCGTGGCGATGGGGACCCGGTTCCTGCTGACCTCGGACTCGACGGTCCCGGACGCGGTGAAGGCCCGCTATCTGGCGGCCACGGTCAAGGACATCACCCTGACGAGCGCCGTGGACGGGCTCCCGCACCGGATGCTCCGTACGGAGATGGTTGCCGCGCTGGAGAGCGCGGGCCGGCTGCGCTCGCTGTCGCAGGCGGTGCGCCGGGCGTCGCACTTCCGCCGGATCTCCGGGCTGAGCCTGCCGCGCATGGTGCGGGACGGGCTGGCGATGCGGCACGGCAAGGACCTGAGCTGGAGCCAGGTGCTGCTGGCGGCGAACACGCCGATGCTGCTGCGGTCGGCCATGGTGGACGGCCGGACGGACGCCGGCATCATGGCGTCGGGCCAGGTGGCGGCCCTGATCGAGGATCTGCCGAGCGTGGCGGAGCTGGTGGCCCGGATCATGGCGGAGGCGGACGAGGCCCTGGCGGCCCTGCTCGACCCGTACGCAGCACACCGGCATCCCCAGGACCGGACGGCCGCCCCCGGCCCGTCCGGCGCCGAGGGCACCCCCGTCGATCCCCCGCCCGACGACCGGGGGGCCGTCGCAGGCCCGTCCGGCGCTTGA
- a CDS encoding DEAD/DEAH box helicase: MTSSERQDRTPRSRPARGRGRGQGGAAQSPSNGRGGAPRSKVQGSKAPARRKAAVAPPAEFALPETVTPALPSVDAFADLDMPAALLKTLAAQGVTEPFPIQGATLPNSLAGRDILGRGRTGSGKTLAFGLALLARTAGRRSEPRAPLAMVLVPTRELAQQVTDALTPYATSVNLRLATVVGGMSITKQSATLRRGAEVLVATPGRLKDLIERGDCRLDEVSITVLDEADQMADMGFMPQVVALLKQVEADGQRMLFSATLDKNIDRLVKMFLTDPVVHSVDPSAGAVTTMEHHVLHVLDETDKKAVATKIAAREGRVIMFVDTKRAADRFAKRLLASGVRAAALHGGRSQPQRNRTLDQFKNGQVTALVATNVAARGIHVDDLDLVVNVDPPTDHKDYLHRGGRTARAGESGSVVTLVLPEEKREMTRLMQDAGIAPRTTRVTSSDAELSRITGAREPSGVAIVIEVPQPTPPKQRTRSGGPAGSGGGAVRSGSRGRGRRGAGSGGAGGGAQGGGAGRSGGVARSGGESRGTGRSGAPSRGRRAA, from the coding sequence ATGACCAGCTCCGAACGCCAGGACCGCACCCCCCGCTCCCGTCCGGCCCGTGGCCGAGGCCGCGGCCAGGGCGGGGCAGCCCAGTCGCCGTCGAACGGCCGGGGCGGCGCACCCCGCTCCAAGGTCCAGGGCTCCAAGGCTCCGGCCCGCCGCAAGGCCGCCGTCGCACCGCCCGCCGAGTTCGCCCTGCCCGAGACGGTGACTCCCGCACTGCCGTCCGTCGACGCCTTCGCCGACCTGGACATGCCCGCCGCGCTGCTGAAGACCCTCGCCGCGCAGGGCGTCACCGAGCCGTTCCCGATCCAGGGCGCGACCCTGCCGAACTCGCTGGCCGGCCGGGACATCCTCGGCCGCGGCCGCACCGGCTCCGGCAAGACCCTCGCCTTCGGCCTGGCGCTGCTGGCCCGCACCGCCGGACGCCGCAGCGAGCCGCGCGCCCCGCTCGCCATGGTCCTCGTCCCCACGCGTGAGCTGGCCCAGCAGGTCACCGACGCGCTGACCCCGTACGCGACCTCCGTGAACCTGCGGCTCGCCACCGTCGTCGGCGGCATGTCGATCACCAAGCAGTCCGCCACCCTGCGGCGCGGCGCCGAAGTCCTCGTCGCCACCCCCGGCCGGCTCAAGGACCTCATCGAGCGCGGCGACTGCCGCCTGGACGAGGTCTCCATCACCGTCCTCGACGAGGCCGACCAGATGGCCGACATGGGCTTCATGCCGCAGGTCGTCGCCCTGCTCAAGCAGGTCGAGGCGGACGGCCAGCGGATGCTGTTCTCCGCGACCCTCGACAAGAACATCGACCGGCTCGTCAAGATGTTCCTCACCGACCCGGTCGTGCACTCCGTCGACCCGTCCGCCGGTGCGGTCACCACGATGGAGCACCACGTGCTCCACGTCCTGGACGAGACCGACAAGAAGGCCGTCGCCACGAAGATCGCCGCCCGTGAGGGCCGGGTGATCATGTTCGTCGACACCAAGCGCGCCGCCGACCGCTTCGCCAAGCGGCTGCTCGCCAGCGGTGTCCGGGCGGCCGCCCTGCACGGCGGGCGCTCCCAGCCGCAGCGCAACCGGACCCTGGACCAGTTCAAGAACGGCCAGGTCACCGCGCTCGTCGCGACGAACGTCGCCGCCCGCGGCATCCACGTCGACGACCTGGACCTGGTCGTCAACGTGGACCCGCCGACCGACCACAAGGACTACCTCCACCGCGGCGGGCGCACGGCGCGCGCCGGGGAGTCCGGCAGCGTCGTCACGCTCGTGCTGCCCGAGGAGAAGCGCGAGATGACCCGGCTGATGCAGGACGCGGGCATCGCGCCGCGCACCACCCGGGTCACCTCCAGCGACGCCGAGCTGTCCCGGATCACGGGAGCGCGGGAGCCTTCGGGCGTCGCGATCGTGATCGAGGTCCCGCAGCCGACCCCGCCGAAGCAGCGGACCCGCTCGGGCGGTCCGGCGGGCTCCGGCGGGGGCGCGGTGCGCTCCGGGAGCCGGGGGCGGGGACGGCGCGGGGCCGGTTCCGGTGGTGCCGGTGGCGGCGCCCAGGGCGGGGGCGCGGGCCGTTCCGGCGGCGTCGCGCGTTCCGGTGGGGAGTCCCGGGGTACGGGCCGCTCCGGCGCGCCTTCGCGGGGGCGCCGGGCCGCGTAG
- a CDS encoding glycoside hydrolase family 35 protein yields the protein MTDFTVGDDHFRLDGKPVRLLSGALHYFRVHEAQWEHRLGMLAAMGLNCVETYVPWNLHEPREGDLRDVGALGRFLDAVRRAGLWAIVRPGPYICAEWENGGLPVWVTGRFGRRVRTRDAEYRAVVERWFRVLLPQVVEREIGRGGPVVLVQAENEYGSYGCDAVYLEWLAGLLRECGVTVPLFTSDGPEDHMLTGGSVPGLLATANFGSGAREGFAVLRRHQPKGPLMCMEFWCGWFDHWGSEPVVRDAVRAADALREILECGASVNIYMAHGGTNFAGWAGANRSGPLQDGAFEPTVTSYDYDAPVDEYGRATEKFRLFREVLEGYAEGPLPALPPEPVGLAGPVRAELDRWAPLGGVLEALGDPEWPESGVPPTFEELGVDRGLVRYRVAVPGPRVPYPLRAVGLRDRAVVYVDGVRAGVLSEESGTLPEPVAGPAEVELWVESLGRVNYGPRLGEAKGVTGGVLHERQYLHGVRARALRLDAFGDADAVAAVPFRPVGAAGGAAGLSGAGDGAGGAGRTGLFRGTFVIGDGIGGIAGVDHAGFELPGWTRGFAWVNGFCLGRYWSAGPQRTLYVPGPVLREGVNEVWVLELEGAGEPWAELGPGAPVRTGTPGVVQP from the coding sequence ATGACGGACTTCACCGTGGGGGACGACCACTTCCGGCTCGACGGGAAGCCCGTACGGCTGCTGTCGGGCGCCCTGCACTACTTCCGGGTGCACGAGGCGCAGTGGGAGCACCGGCTCGGGATGCTGGCGGCGATGGGGCTGAACTGCGTGGAAACATACGTCCCGTGGAATCTGCACGAGCCGCGCGAGGGCGACCTGCGGGATGTGGGGGCGCTCGGCCGGTTCCTGGACGCGGTGCGGCGGGCCGGGCTGTGGGCGATCGTGCGGCCGGGCCCGTACATCTGTGCCGAGTGGGAGAACGGCGGGCTGCCGGTCTGGGTGACGGGCCGGTTCGGGCGGCGGGTGCGGACGCGGGACGCGGAGTACCGGGCGGTGGTGGAGCGGTGGTTCCGGGTGCTGCTGCCGCAGGTGGTGGAGCGGGAGATCGGCCGCGGCGGCCCGGTGGTCCTGGTGCAGGCCGAGAACGAGTACGGAAGCTACGGTTGCGACGCGGTGTATCTGGAGTGGTTGGCGGGGCTGCTGCGGGAGTGCGGGGTGACCGTTCCGCTGTTCACCTCGGACGGGCCCGAGGACCACATGCTGACGGGCGGGTCGGTGCCCGGGCTGCTGGCGACGGCGAACTTCGGTTCCGGTGCGCGGGAGGGCTTCGCGGTGCTGCGCCGTCATCAGCCGAAGGGGCCGTTGATGTGCATGGAGTTCTGGTGCGGCTGGTTCGACCACTGGGGGTCCGAGCCCGTCGTACGGGACGCCGTGCGGGCGGCCGACGCGCTGCGGGAGATCCTGGAGTGCGGGGCGTCGGTGAACATCTACATGGCGCACGGCGGGACGAACTTCGCGGGCTGGGCGGGGGCGAACCGGTCCGGTCCGCTTCAGGACGGGGCGTTCGAGCCGACGGTGACGTCGTACGACTACGACGCGCCCGTCGATGAGTACGGGCGGGCGACGGAGAAGTTCCGGCTGTTCCGGGAGGTCCTGGAGGGCTACGCCGAGGGCCCGTTGCCCGCGCTGCCGCCGGAGCCGGTGGGGCTCGCGGGGCCGGTGCGGGCGGAGCTGGACCGGTGGGCGCCGCTCGGGGGCGTACTGGAGGCGCTGGGTGATCCGGAGTGGCCGGAGTCCGGGGTGCCGCCGACCTTCGAGGAGCTGGGCGTGGACCGGGGGCTGGTGCGCTACCGGGTGGCGGTGCCGGGGCCGCGTGTTCCGTATCCGCTGCGTGCGGTGGGGCTGCGGGACCGGGCGGTGGTGTATGTGGACGGGGTCCGGGCCGGGGTGCTGTCCGAGGAGAGCGGCACGCTGCCGGAGCCGGTGGCGGGCCCGGCGGAGGTCGAGTTGTGGGTGGAGTCGCTGGGCCGGGTCAACTACGGGCCGAGGCTGGGCGAGGCGAAGGGTGTCACGGGCGGGGTACTGCACGAGCGGCAGTATCTGCACGGGGTACGGGCCCGGGCGCTGCGGCTGGACGCCTTCGGGGACGCGGACGCGGTGGCGGCGGTCCCGTTCCGCCCGGTGGGGGCGGCCGGCGGGGCCGCTGGCCTGTCCGGTGCCGGTGACGGGGCCGGTGGTGCGGGGCGGACGGGGCTGTTCCGGGGGACGTTCGTGATCGGCGACGGTATCGGGGGCATCGCGGGCGTGGATCACGCGGGGTTCGAGCTGCCGGGCTGGACGCGCGGATTCGCGTGGGTGAACGGCTTCTGCCTGGGCCGGTACTGGTCGGCGGGCCCGCAGCGAACCCTGTACGTCCCCGGGCCGGTGCTCCGCGAGGGCGTCAACGAGGTGTGGGTGCTGGAGCTGGAGGGTGCGGGCGAGCCGTGGGCCGAGCTGGGTCCGGGGGCGCCCGTGCGGACGGGCACCCCCGGGGTGGTTCAGCCGTGA
- a CDS encoding enoyl-CoA hydratase family protein — MTVSTAHPADGVRVVTVDRPPVNALPVQGWYDLADAVRAAGRDPEVRCVVLAAAGHGFNAGVDIKELRRDPGHSALIGANRGCAEAFAAVYACEVPVVAAVQGFCLGGGIGLVGNADAIVASEDAVFGLPELDRGALGAATHLARLVPQHLMRTLYYTSRTVTAAELLTHGSVWRVVPASELLDSALELAAEIAAKDGHLLRLAKAALNGIDPVDVQRSYRFEQGFTFEANLAGTAARVRDTFGKEA, encoded by the coding sequence ATGACTGTCTCCACCGCGCACCCCGCCGACGGCGTCCGCGTCGTCACCGTCGACCGCCCGCCCGTCAACGCGCTTCCCGTACAGGGCTGGTACGACCTGGCCGACGCCGTACGGGCGGCGGGCCGCGATCCGGAGGTGCGCTGCGTCGTCCTGGCCGCCGCCGGGCACGGCTTCAACGCGGGCGTCGACATCAAGGAGCTGCGGCGCGACCCGGGGCACAGCGCCCTGATCGGCGCCAACCGGGGCTGCGCCGAGGCGTTCGCGGCGGTGTACGCGTGCGAGGTCCCGGTCGTCGCCGCGGTACAGGGCTTCTGCCTGGGCGGCGGCATCGGGCTCGTCGGGAACGCCGACGCGATCGTGGCGAGCGAGGACGCCGTCTTCGGTCTGCCCGAGCTGGACCGGGGCGCGCTCGGCGCCGCGACGCACCTGGCCCGGCTGGTCCCGCAGCACCTGATGCGGACGCTGTACTACACCTCGCGCACGGTCACGGCCGCCGAGCTCCTCACTCACGGCTCGGTCTGGCGTGTGGTGCCGGCCTCGGAACTCCTGGACTCCGCACTGGAGTTGGCGGCGGAGATCGCCGCCAAGGACGGCCATCTGCTGCGCCTGGCCAAAGCTGCCCTCAACGGCATCGACCCCGTCGACGTACAGCGCAGCTACCGCTTCGAGCAGGGATTCACCTTTGAAGCGAACCTCGCCGGGACCGCCGCCCGGGTCCGCGACACCTTCGGCAAGGAGGCCTGA
- a CDS encoding CoA transferase subunit A, translating into MSTVPPARDKTMTPEEAVARLSSGMTVGIGGWGSRRKPMALVRALLRSPVTDLTVISYGGPDVGLLAAAGRIRRLVTAFVTLDSIPLEPHYRAARQRGAFALTEIDEAMFMWGLHAAANRLPFLPVRAGIGSDVMRVNPELRTVTSPYEDGEEFVAMPALRMDAALVHLNRADRLGNAQYLGPDPYFDDLFCEAADTAFVSCERLVGTAELTGDGDRSPQTLLVGRHSVTGVVETPGGAHFTSCVPDHPRDEPFQRAYAAAAAAPAAWAEFSARFLPPDGDEKSYREAVRTWHEEQQ; encoded by the coding sequence ATGAGCACGGTGCCCCCGGCGCGCGACAAGACCATGACGCCCGAGGAGGCCGTCGCCCGGCTCAGCAGCGGCATGACGGTCGGCATCGGCGGCTGGGGGTCGCGCCGCAAGCCGATGGCCCTGGTCCGGGCGCTGCTCCGGTCCCCCGTCACCGATCTCACGGTGATCTCCTACGGCGGCCCGGACGTCGGGCTGCTCGCCGCCGCGGGCCGGATCCGCCGGCTGGTCACAGCGTTCGTGACGCTCGACTCGATCCCGCTGGAGCCGCACTACCGGGCCGCCAGGCAGCGCGGGGCCTTCGCGCTGACGGAGATCGACGAGGCGATGTTCATGTGGGGGCTGCACGCGGCGGCGAACCGGCTGCCCTTCCTGCCGGTGCGGGCAGGCATCGGATCGGACGTCATGCGGGTCAACCCCGAGCTGCGGACGGTGACTTCACCGTACGAGGACGGCGAGGAGTTCGTCGCGATGCCCGCCCTGCGGATGGACGCGGCACTGGTCCACCTCAACCGGGCGGACCGCCTCGGCAACGCCCAGTACCTGGGCCCCGACCCGTACTTCGACGATCTGTTCTGCGAGGCCGCCGACACCGCGTTCGTCTCCTGCGAACGCCTCGTCGGCACAGCGGAGCTGACGGGTGACGGAGACCGCTCCCCGCAGACCCTGCTGGTGGGGCGGCACTCGGTCACAGGGGTCGTGGAGACGCCGGGCGGGGCGCACTTCACCTCGTGCGTCCCCGACCACCCGCGCGACGAGCCGTTCCAGCGGGCGTACGCGGCCGCGGCGGCGGCCCCCGCCGCCTGGGCGGAGTTCAGCGCGCGCTTCCTGCCCCCGGACGGCGACGAGAAGAGCTACCGAGAAGCGGTCCGCACCTGGCACGAGGAGCAGCAGTGA
- a CDS encoding CoA-transferase subunit beta: MNAPAPVSGNPTRAEHCVIACAEAWRGDGEVLASPMGAVPSVGARLARLTFAPELLLTDGEATIVGPDGAAEGWLPYRRHLTLVTGGRRHVMMGASQIDRFGNQNISCIGDWERPSRQLLGVRGAPVNTLNNPVSYWVPRHSRRVFVERVDMVCGVGYDRAAAAGPSATRFHRIPRVVSDLGVFDFATPDRSMRLVSVHPGVTVDQVREATAFTLTVPDDVPRTRSPSPAELRLIREVIDPSGTRDREVRA; encoded by the coding sequence GTGAACGCACCCGCACCCGTCTCCGGGAACCCCACCCGCGCCGAGCACTGCGTGATCGCCTGCGCGGAGGCCTGGCGCGGCGACGGCGAGGTGCTGGCCAGCCCGATGGGCGCGGTGCCGTCCGTCGGCGCACGGCTGGCCCGCCTCACCTTCGCCCCCGAACTGCTGCTCACGGACGGTGAGGCGACGATCGTCGGCCCGGACGGCGCGGCCGAGGGCTGGCTCCCCTACCGCAGGCACCTCACCCTGGTCACCGGCGGGCGGCGGCACGTGATGATGGGCGCGAGCCAGATCGACCGGTTCGGCAACCAGAACATCTCCTGCATCGGCGACTGGGAACGGCCCTCCCGCCAGTTGCTCGGCGTACGCGGCGCCCCCGTCAACACCCTGAACAACCCGGTGAGCTACTGGGTGCCGCGGCACTCCCGGCGGGTCTTCGTCGAACGCGTAGACATGGTCTGCGGAGTCGGCTACGACCGGGCCGCGGCGGCGGGCCCCTCGGCCACCCGTTTCCACCGCATCCCCCGGGTCGTCAGCGATCTCGGGGTCTTCGACTTCGCGACCCCCGACCGCTCGATGCGGCTGGTCTCGGTCCACCCGGGCGTCACGGTGGACCAGGTCCGCGAGGCGACGGCCTTCACACTGACGGTCCCCGACGACGTCCCTCGCACCCGGTCCCCCTCCCCGGCCGAGCTCCGCCTGATCCGCGAGGTCATCGACCCCTCGGGCACCCGCGACCGCGAGGTCCGGGCCTGA